CCTTCTCCTTTGcctttttaataataattttgtctttacttttgaagaaaaaaatcaatctttattaaaaaaaatattaagatgtgaaaaaccctagcttttttttttttttttggtaatttgAAAACCCTTGTATAATTAGCGAACGAATATAATTAAAGCTAAAAGTGTTACTTGTCTTTGATGTATTAACCCAATAAATCATGTGTTAGCTGCGATAGTAAGTTATATTATAGTATttttaaaaagaagatttaaccataaattttgaaaagattaaatttttatataccaTGAATATAAACGATTATTTGATTTcataaaaacgagacaaaattaTAGACATCCATCATCATGGTTAATATATTAACTTTATTTTAAATAGATACATATAATTTTATGtatcattttatttaaatatttattttacttccCTAAAAGTTATTTATTTGTACCTCGCCAATAAAATAACAAAGTTGATATCTtactaattttgatattttaggtaTAAATTTCGTAtattttttaacttaatttagatttaaatatattttaatttttatcccTCTtgtatcaatttaattttaattttagataTTCCAACATATACTTTTTGTGATTATATCTATACTCGTAATTATAAACTTCTTACTTAAAACAGTACTTATAATTGGTTCGATTtacaagaaaattaaaaaaaagaaattactTTCACTTGTCTGATGCTAATTATATGTTcgtacaaaaaaatttaaaagcttTATGCAAGTAAAACCTTGAAGACCAACACAACAAAAGGCACCGACAATACTGTATTATTCATCAACAAAAAGAAAGAGCTAAAAAGCCTAAAACCATAgtgtgtacatatatatatatatatgtatatgtatatacacaCAATATCTAAAATGATGTGTGAGATATAGGAAAAACATGAAGAGGGATTTTCTTGTTAACTGTGAGGCCGTAGAGCTCAGTCATATCCAAGTTGTTAGCAATTTGACCAGCAGGCAACTTCCAATCAAACCAATATAGGAGGTTGGCCATCACATACTCGACAGAAGCAACTCCAAATGGCATCCCAGGGCACCTCTTTCTTCCGAAACCAAAGGGGATAAGGTGAAAATCTTGACCTTTGAAATCAATGGAGCTATTCTCGAACCTCTCTGGTATGAACTCTTCTGGTTTTTCCCACCATTTGGGATCTCTCTGAATGGCCCATGCATTAATCAAGACCGTGGTATCTGAAGGAATGTGGTAATCTCCCAATTTGATACTCGCAGATGTTCGTCGAGGAGCTAGAAGAGGAGCTACCGGATGCAATCTTAAAGTTTCTTTGATTACACATTTTAAGTATTCCATTTTACTGATATCTTCCATATCCACCTTCGACTTGTTTCCCACCACATTTCTCACTTCTTCTTGGACCTTTTTCATTGCATTTGGATGCTTTAAAAGCTCAGCCATCATCCATTCGGTTGTGGTTGTAGAGGTATCAGTTCCTCCTACAAACATGTCCTGAGTTTATcaaaattaaacatttcaaatcaAACCAAGGcccagaaaaagaaaaagaaaaaagaataatgGAAACAATGTTGAATAATAACCAGTAAGATTGCTTTGATGTTGTCTTGAGTGAGGTCCATCTCATACATGCCATCCTTTTGGAGTTGCATAATGATAGAAACGAAGTCCTTTCTATCGGAAACTTGATCATCGCTTTCAAGAGCTCTATGCTCCCGAATTACCTGGTCAAAGAATGCATCAAATTCCGCGTTTACTGCTTTCAAACTTGGAATATATCCAGTAACCACATCTAGCCACCTCAAGTAAGGAAACATATCGCCAATTCAGAAACTTGTGAAGAGAATCATCAACCTTTTGGCCAACTTCCCAAACTTGCTGCACCCATCTTCATCTTCACTTTTGTGACTAAGAACACATCGAGACACTATGTTACTTAAAACGGACGTAAGCATCTCTGACAAATTAATAGACTGTCCTTTAAGAGAAGCACTACGGATTTTGTTGATAAGAAGTTCAACTTCTTCGTCTCTAACAAACTGAAAGGAGTGCACTCTTCGATGGCTGAAAAGCTCAACAACACTGATCTTCTTAACTTGTCTCCAGTTCTCACCGTAGGGTGCAAAAGCCATATCCTTGCATCCGTAGAACAAGATATCTACAGCTGTGGTCCTTGGTCGGTTGGAGAAAACAATGTCATGGTTCTTCACAATTTCGCTAACGATGTCAGCTGATGAAACCACTACAGTCGGGTTATACCCCAACTGTAGAAGCAAGAGAGAACCATATTTCCTAGAGAGGTCTCGGAGAGAGCGGTGGGGAAGTTTGCCAAGTTGATGGATGTTGCCAATAATTGGTAGCCTTGGGGGTGATGGAGGCAAATTAAGTGTTTTCCTTTTTGCTAGTTTAAGCCAAATCAAAAGCGAGAAAAGGAGAATCATAGATAGAAGCAATGGTTTGCTGGAAAGTATAGCAACATTCAACAGCTCCATTTGCAAAGCTAATATTGAAATTTCTTCACTACTTTGCCCTTTTTATAGACTAAAGACGCTTAGATCTCGGGTAAATTTATTTTCTCCCCTGCATGATTCCCTAGCCTTGGCatctttttttattaaattaaataaaacaatgcCACGATCTTTAAAAATCGAATTCACatggttgatatatatatatatacacctgtCCATGAGTCCGACCTGACCCATAGACTCGCCCAAAAAGTGAGaagatttgaataaaaatatagatCCAAAAATTAGATTTGGACAAAAATAAGACCCGTTTAGAAACTAGGTTAGGCCTCAGGCAAGGCTTTTTTGCTCAAGCTTGACTTGAATTTGCAAATCTTCTTCTTGCTATTTTTACTGTTATTCTATTGTTGTTTTCtcactattttgctaccatttcactattatgttgctactattgtgttgttattgtttggatattatataactcttgttttattgttaattttgttactatttgaAAGATATTTGCTTATTAAATTGcacttatcttagtgttatttaagtataaaatttttattttattttcaagttgttgggaaacatttattttaatatttttagtacttttgatgtattatatttttaaaaaaaataatataaaaaattcaatctGAGTAAACTAGGCTAGACTCagattttaacattttattcgaactaagcttaagtaaaattttaagtcCATTTTTCAGATTGGGCCCAAGCCTAACAAACGGGCCTAATATATTAGTTGGGTCCGGCCTAAACCCAACCCTGCCATGGACACCCCTTTCTCTATACATATATCCtctaatgcctatgttatattatttttatttctttcaaaaaattattttattatttaagtgatttgttattttatataattaatttaagcaatcattatatattaaagataattaaaatatataatttatttttaaaaattataattataattataattaaattaattgtaatATTAAAAGTTTATACCTTTAGGATGTTTAAAGATAGtaacttttattattaattttattgttttgatcTCCATAAAAAGAATTGATATAAATAACTTAATTGTATTATCAAtgcattaaataataaaaataatttatctcaTCATATCTTAAAATCAATAGTTTTAGGTATTAAAACGCATTTACCCTTTATTAAAGGATTGAAATGAATTACGAGTAATTTTAAGTATTGTATtaatttaaaaacttttaaatacttcaaaaataataataatttaaaattgaaaaaaatgcgctagaagaaattgaaaaaataacttataaaataaataaagtggattagaattttaaaagaaaaattaaaaataatttaaattataaagaaagaaaatctacttgtttattttaaaaaaattaattatatttaaatattttaattaaattagagAAGTTATTATATATGAACGAATGTATAATAATATTTGAATGTATTTCAAAATTGAGTATGTGGTACTATTTTTTTTGTGCCTAAAACTTATGAATTTTAGGATCATTCTAATGtaaataagtccctaaataaTCATgtcattttgaattttaaaagagTTAATGTACTAAATATAACATCCCTTACTCGGTCCGGTCGTTGAACCCGAGTAATAGAATGTTACAGACAAATACGAATTTTTTACATACAAATTACAATTCAAAATATCAATTAATTATCAAACAATTCATAAATAATCGTGTTAACATGTGATTCAATCAATTTTGAGTTAATATTGAGATTACGAAAGCTTAATACCAACCCGATAGCAAACAATGATCAGTTTGAAACTAAAACAAAAAGCTGGGAAaaaaagggtcacacggccgtgttcccTGACCATGTGGAAAAGCTAAAGTCGTGTGGAAtaggacacacgactgtgtagaCAAACCGTGCAATAGACTGATGTTGTGTGGTGTTGGAGTCACACGGCCGTGCGAACAACCGTGTACACTCTTCAAGGTCGTGTGGGTCTAAAGTGTAAATGTTCAAAAATATGTCACATGGTCGTgttgctaggccatgtaacaaaCTATGACCATGTGCACCAAAATCACCTAAAAACTTACAGACCACATGGTCCTACCCTATGCCCGTGTATAGCATACAGTCGTGCGTCAGGCAGTGTGTACCTAGAATTACCTTTCAATATAGGATTTCTATCTTAACTCACTCAGGCAACAAGCAACCCTTTTAAACCACATTCAACTAATTTAATAGCATCAAAATCAACCAAAAAAAAACATCATTTAAAACAGCCATCTTaaatgcctaaccaatatgccacattTGGCATCTCAGTTCACAATTCAAAATCACCCAAGTTATCTCATTCAACCATACCAATATGCCTTCTAAGGCACCTCAAACAAACACATCAATCTAACACCAAACTAACCATTCAAAACAATTTCAAATTGACTCCTATTCAAATTCATATCTTATGCACTAAAGCTTCCAAACCATTTCAAGCATAATATAAGCATATGAGTCACTTTTACACAATCTATTTTATAACACATTACCTAGTTATCATTTAAGCTATCAACCATTGAAAAATAATGAGGCGGATGAATGCGGAAGCAGATCGTAAAGTTTATTTAAGTCATgaatttgacttagggctctagacgttCAGAAATAAATTTGGATTTCAACCTAAAAAGCAATCAAATCCAaatcaaataagataaataaaataaatcaaagattAAAACAATAAGGAAGAAAATAAATAAGATAGATGGAAAGAAAAAACATGGTAGGTaaaagtccta
The Gossypium arboreum isolate Shixiya-1 chromosome 10, ASM2569848v2, whole genome shotgun sequence genome window above contains:
- the LOC108487770 gene encoding cytochrome P450 71A1-like, with protein sequence MELLNVAILSSKPLLLSMILLFSLLIWLKLAKRKTLNLPPSPPRLPIIGNIHQLGKLPHRSLRDLSRKYGSLLLLQLGYNPTVVVSSADIVSEIVKNHDIVFSNRPRTTAVDILFYGCKDMAFAPYGENWRQVKKISVVELFSHRRVHSFQFVRDEEVELLINKIRSASLKGQSINLSEMLTSVLSNIVSRCVLSHKSEDEDGCSKFGKLAKRWLDVVTGYIPSLKAVNAEFDAFFDQVIREHRALESDDQVSDRKDFVSIIMQLQKDGMYEMDLTQDNIKAILLDMFVGGTDTSTTTTEWMMAELLKHPNAMKKVQEEVRNVVGNKSKVDMEDISKMEYLKCVIKETLRLHPVAPLLAPRRTSASIKLGDYHIPSDTTVLINAWAIQRDPKWWEKPEEFIPERFENSSIDFKGQDFHLIPFGFGRKRCPGMPFGVASVEYVMANLLYWFDWKLPAGQIANNLDMTELYGLTVNKKIPLHGMGGSDMGSGVGGRGRRWRRWGNFIPVYHRNFRDMIRSFTLLTSSEV